Sequence from the Catenuloplanes indicus genome:
CTGTCAGGATCTCCGCATGAGACGGCTGACCTACTACATCGCCACCAGCATCGACGGCTTCATCGCCGGGCCGGGCGGGGAGTTCGGCTTCTTCCCGATGGCGGAGGACGTGCTGGTGGCGATCAACGCGGAGTGGCCGGAGACCGTGCCGAGCCACCTGCGCGGGCCGGCCGGCCTGGCGGACGTGCCGAACCGGCACTTCGACACCGTGCTGATGGGCCGCGGTACCTACGAGCCCGGTCTGGCCGTCGGCGTGACCAGCCCGTACGCGCACCTGCGCCAGATCGTCTTCTCGCGCACGCTGACCGTGGCGGACCCGAACGTCGAGATCGTCTGCGGCGAGGACCCGGTCGAGGTGGTGCGGCGGCTGAAGCGGGAGGACGGGCTGGGCATCTGGCTGTGCGGCGGCGCGGACCTGGCCGGGCAGTTGCTGCCGGAGATCGACGAGCTGATCGTGAAGCGGTACCCGGTGGTCGCGGGCGCGGGCAGGCCGATGTTCCGCGCCGGGTTCGGCCCGGTGCCGTTCACGCTGACCGAGAGCCGGACGTTCGAGTCGGGTGCGGTGATCGGCTTCTATCAGCGGTAGGCCGCGTGCCCGGTCAGCGCCTCGCCGATGACCAGCGTGTGGATCTCCGAGGTGCCCTCGTAGGTGAGCACCGACTCCAGGTTGTTGGCGTGCCGCAGCGGCGAGTACGCCAGTGTGATGCCGCTGCCGCCGAGGATGGTCCGGCACTCCCGGGCGATCGCCAGCGCCTCCCGTACGTTGTTCAGCTTCCCGGCGCTGACCTGGTGCGGCTGCAGCCGGCCGCCGTCCTTGAGCCGGCCCAGGTGGATCGCGAGCAGCGCGGCCGTGCCGAGCGTGACGCCCATGTCCGCGAGCTTCTGCTGGGTGAGCTGGAACGCCGCGATCGGCTTGCCGAACTGCACCCGCTGGCGCGCGTAGTCCAGCGCCACGGTCAGGCAGTCCCGGGCCGCGCCGACCGCGCCGAAGCAGATGCCGAACCGGGCCTCGTTCAGACAGCTCAGCGGCGCGCGCAGGCCCCGCGCCTCGGGCAGCCGCGCGGAGTCCGGCAGCCGCACGTCCGCCAACGACAGCTCCGCGGTGATCGACGCGCGCAGCGACAGCTTGTTCTTGATCGTGCGGGCGGTGAAGCCGGGCGTGCCGGCCGGGACCAGGAAGCCGCGGATGCCGTCCTCGGTCGCGGCCCAGACCGTGGCCACGTCCGCGATGCTGCCGTTCGTGATCCACATCTTGGCGCCGTTGATGATCCAGTCGTCGCCGTCGCGGACCGCGCGGGTCCGCATGTTCGCCGGGTCGCTGCCGAAGTCCGGTTCGGTGAGCCCGAAGCAGCCGATCGCCTCACCCGCGGCCATCCGGGGAAGCCAGGCCTGTTTCTGCTCCTCCGACCCGTACCGGTGGATCGAGTACATGGCCAGCGAGCCCTGCACGGAGACGAAGCTGCGCAGGCCGGAGTCGGCCGCCTCCAGTTCCAGGCAGGCCAGGCCGTACGCGGTGGCGGACGTGCCGGCGCAGCCGTACCCGTCCAGGTGCATGCCGAGCAGGCCGAGGCGGCCCAGCTCCGGCGCGAGCTCGCGCGGGAACGTGCCGGCCTCGAACCACTCGGCCAGATGCGGGCGGACCCGGTCCGCGACGAACCGGGCCACGGTCGACTGGATCTGCCGCTCCTCGCCGGTCAGCAGGCCGGCGACGTCCAGCAGATCCAGCGGATCCCGCATGTGCTCAGCCCTCTTCGATCGCGACGATCTCGACCTTGTCCGGGTAGAACGCGATGTGGCCCGCGATCGAGGCGACCGCGTCGTACGGCTCCGGGTAGTGCCAGACCGCGTCCGTCAGCTCGCCGGCCTCGGTGCGGATCGTGTAGTAGGACGCCTGCCCCTTGTACGGGCAGGTGGTGTGCGTGTCCGTCGGGACCAGCACGGACTCGTCCGCGTCGGCCAGCGGCACGTAGTAGACGACCGGGTAGGACGCCTCCTTCAGCGCCAGCGCCGCGTGCGTGTCCGCGATGATCTTCTCGCCCGCGCGCACCACGACGCGCGCCTTCGCCGGTTCCACCGTGATCGGGTGGTCCGGCCCGGGAATCTTCATCTCGGGGCCTCCCTCTTCGTGTGTCACCCGCCAGCCTATCGGTCACGCCAGAGGTCGCGGAGCAACGCGATCTCCGCGCCGTGGTGGATCACCTCACGGTGGATGTGCAGTACCAGCGCGGCCATCGGCGCCTCCGGGAAGGCCTCCGGTGCCCCGCACGGCCGGGCCAGCGCCGCCTCGTCCAGCCCGCGCACCCCTGCCATCCAGGCCGCGTAACCCGCGTCCAGCTGCGCCAGCGCCCGGTCCGCCGTGCCCGCGTAGTCGTGCGAGTCGTAGTCGACCGCCGGTCCTCCGAAGTGGTGCGCCACCCGCAGTCCGAACACGCCGACGATCAGGTGCCCGAGCCGCCACCCGATCGTGGTCACCGGCGGCGGTTCCGGCTGCGGGAACGCGAAGTCGACGGTGAACTCCCCGCTGCCGGCCGCGATCGGCGCCGCACCGGTCCCGCGCCGCCGCACGTTCCAGCAGCCGTCCACCGGCTCCCAGAAGAACTCCTCATCGGTGAGCCCGGCGAGCCGCGGCCGCAGCTGTTCCGCCCAGTGCCACGACAGCTGCTCCGCCAGCTCATGACTCCACCGCACGGTCGTCATGACCCCGAACCTCCCACACGGGTACGGGTGCGCGCCTCCCGACGCGCGAGCGGTGCCTCGCCGGACCACCGCGGAACGTGCAGGGAGGAGCGCCAGCGACGACCGGTGCCCGCGGGAGCACCGGTGGGTGCCCACGCCGGAAGCGGGAAAACGGGTCATGGTTCTTGATCGTGGGGGTTTGCGGCGAAAGCGCTGGCCAGACCGGCGACGCGGGGACCGGCGGTGGTGACGATGTTGTGGGCGGCGGTGGGGAGCGTGATCGTGCGGCAGCCGGCCAGGGCGGCGAGGTGGGCCGTCCAGGCGGCCGGGGCGATCGGGTCGCGCCGGCCGCGCAGCAGCAGGACCGGCGCGGTGACCAGCGGCAGGCGGTTCTCCATCCGGTGCCGGACCGCGGTGCGCAGCGTGCCGACGACTCGGCGTGGGCCGGCCGCGAGCGCGCCCGCGGTCACCACCGGGAACTGGCGAGGGTCCTCGATCGGCAGGTCGCGCAGCAGGCGCAGCGCGTGCCGCACCGAGCCGGCGGCCGGGTCCGCGGTCGGGCCGGCCAGGACCAGCAGCGACACCAGGTCCGGGCGGGCGATCGCCAGCTCGACCGCGACCTGGCAGCCGTAGGAGCCGCCGAGCAGGCGGGCGCCGCGCAGGCCGTCGGCGTCCATCCAGGTCGCGAGCACGGCCGCGTGTTCGCGAGGCGTGAGCACCCGGCGCGGGCCGGCGGACCGGCCGAAACCGGGCAGGTCGGGGGCGTGGACCGGGCCGGGGAGCGCGCGGGCGGTCGGCATCAGGTAGCGGTGCGAGACCGCGAGGCCGTGCAGCAGCACCCACGGTGTGCCGGAGGCCGCGCGCGATCGCACGTGCAGACGCCGGCCGGCCACCGTTACGTACCGGCTGATGAAGGGCATGATCGATGATGCCCCGCCGGGGCAAGCATCAACCGCGCCCGCGATGATCGGATGCGAGGATGGCACCATGACGACGCGCCTGGCGAAGGTGGACATGTCGGCCCGGCTGTCGAAGCGGGAGGGGCTGGAACGGCTGCAGGCCGCGCAGCAGCGCCTGCTGCGGCTGCGCCTGATGCTCGGCGGGCAGCTCGGCGACCAGAAGATCGGGCCGCCGCTGTGCGTGGTGTTCGAGGGGTGGGACGCGTCCGGCAAGGGCGGGGCGATCAAGCGCCTGGTCGCGCCGCTCGACCCGCGGCACGTGCGGGTGTCCCAGTTCGCCGCGCCGACCTACGACGAGAAGCGGCACCACTTCCTGCAGCGTTTCTGGAAGGTACTGCCCGGCTGGGGCGGCATGGCCGTGCTGGACCGGTCCTGGTACGGCCGGGTGCTGGTCGAGCGGGTCGAGGGGTTCGCGACCGAGGAGCAGTGGCGCCGCGCCTACCAGGAGATCGTCGAGTTCGAGCGGACGCTCACCGCCGAAGGCATGATTTTGATCAAGTTCTGGATGCACGTCTCGCCGGAGGAGCAGCTGCGCCGCTTCCACGACCGCGCGAACGACCCGCTGCGCACGTGGAAACTCACCGACGAGGACTGGCGCAACCGCGACCACCGCGACCACTACGAGACCGCGATCGAGGACATGCTGCAGCGCACCGACAAGAAGCGCGCCCGCTGGCACGTGGTCGCGGGCGACGACAAGCCGTGGGCGCGGGTCGCGGTGGTCGAGGAGGTCTGCCGCACCGTCGAGAAGCAACTCACCGCCCGCGGCTACGACCTGCGCGACGCGGACTGACCGAGGATGATCGGCCGCGGAGCCCGCGGGCCCGCGGCCGACCGGAGGTGAGCGGCGGTCAGGGTGAGGCGGAGACCGCCGGGGCGACGCGGCCGAAGGTACCGGCCAGGTTGCTGCCGACCAGGGTGACCGCGCCGATGATCACGACGGCGATCAGTGCGGCCAGCAGGCCGTACTCGACGGCGCTGGCCCCTCGGTCGGACTTCACGCGTTCGCGGATCACGGTCCGCACGTATGGGATCATGGGCCCTGCTTCCGGATCGGGGTGGCGCGTCCGTGCGCCGTCCTCCCCATCGGGCCGTCCGCGGCCGTCCTGCACCGCCGGACGGTTGCGGATCGGTTGATCCGCGGAGCGCAGCATCGCCCGGATGCCGGCGAACAGGCCGATCGCGGCGGTCGCGCCCGCGGCGACGACGCCCCACAGCGTGTCCGTGCTCGCGATCCGGCCGGCGAACAGCGCGCGTTCCGCGTCGACCAGGTAGGCCAGCGGGTTCGCCGCGGCCGCGGCGCGCATCCGGGCCGGGCCGGTCTCCAGCGGCAGCAACATGCCGGAGAGGACCATCAACGGGAACAGCAGCGTCTGCTGGACCAGCCAGAACATCCATTCGCTGGTACGGACCGCGATGGCCAGCGCGTAGCTGAGCGGGCCGAGGCCGACGCCGAACACGGCCAGCAGCATGCCGAGCGGCCCGCCGGCCGGGTGCGGCGGGACCATCACGGCCACGATCAGCACGGCCTGGCCGGCCAGCGGCATCATCTCCTTCAGGGACTGGCCGATGAGCAGCGACGACCGGGACAGCGGGGGTCCCGTGGCATCGGTTTCAGCTCGCGGACGAGGACGATCCTGGTGTCGCGTACCAGCGCGGACCGCACGCACCGGTCCGAGTTCTCCTCGTCAGGTCGCGTGTCCTGATCATGAGAGCTGTCCTCCTCTCGTCGTGAACAGCCTGGCAGCAGTAGCGGACAGAACCTGTCCTATGTCCGTGCAATCGTGGGTGCATGCTGGAGACCTCGGGACGCCTGCTGAAACTGCTGTCGCTGCTGCAGGCCCGCCGTGACTGGCCGGGTGGCACGCTCGCCGACCGGCTCGGCGTGAGCCCGCGCACGGTCCGCCGGGACGTGGACCGGCTGCGCGAGCTGGGCTATCCGGTGCAGGCGACGAAGGGGCCGGACGGCGGCTACCGGCTCGGCGCCGGTGCGGACCTGCCGCCGCTGCTGTTCGACGCGGACCAGGCCGTGGCCGTCGCGGTCGCGCTGCAGACCGCCACCACCAGCGTCGACGGCATCGAGGAGGCGGCGCTGCGCGCGCTCGGCACGGTCCGCCAGGTGATGCCGGCCCGGCTCCGGCACCGGGTGGACGCGCTGCAGGTCACGTCCGTGCGCCGGACCGAGGACCGGCCGCGGGTGGACGCGGAGGTGCTGCTGACCGTGGGCGCCGCAGTCCGCGCACGGGAGGTGCTGCGCTTCGGCTACAAGGACGTGGTGCGCCGCTGCGAGCCGCACCACGTCGTCATGTGGGGCGGCCGGTGGTACCTGGTCGGCTGGGACACCGATCGGGACGACTGGCGCACGTTCCGGGTCGACCGGATGACGCCGCGCACGCCGAACGGGTCCCGGTTCACGCCGCGCGAGCTGCCCGCGCCGGACGTCGCCACGTACATCGCGGAGCGGTTCGCAGCGCCGGAGATGCCGTGCACCGGCACCGTGGTCCTGGCCGCGCCCGCGGCGCAGATCATGCCGTGGGTACGGCCCACCGACCTGGTCGAGCCGCTCGGCGACGACCGCTGCCGGCTCACGCTCAGCTCCTGGTCCTGGGTCGGGCTCGCCGCCACCATGGGCATGTTCGACGTCGAGCTGGAGATCGAGGGCCCGGCCGAGCTGCGCGAGGCGGCCATTCGCCTCGCGCGGCGCTACACCGCTCACCTGGACAGATGACGGCGGAGAAAGTCGCCGGTGACCGAGCGGGGCTCGTTCATCAGCTCGGCGGGCGGGCCGGCGAAGACCAGCTCGCCGCCCTCGTGACCGGCGCCCGGGCCGAGGTCGACGATCCAGTCCGCGCGGGCGATCACGTCCAGATGGTGCTCGATCACGACGACCGTGTTACCGGCGTCGGCCAGCCGGTCGAGCAGGGCGTTGAGCTGGGCCACGTCCCGTAGGTGCAGGCCGGTGGTCGGCTCGTCCAGCACGTACAGCTGCGTGGTCCCGCTCCCTGAGGCCAGCTTGATCGCGAGCCGGAGACGCTGTCGTTCGCCGCCGGAGAGCGTGTCCAGC
This genomic interval carries:
- a CDS encoding dihydrofolate reductase family protein is translated as MRRLTYYIATSIDGFIAGPGGEFGFFPMAEDVLVAINAEWPETVPSHLRGPAGLADVPNRHFDTVLMGRGTYEPGLAVGVTSPYAHLRQIVFSRTLTVADPNVEIVCGEDPVEVVRRLKREDGLGIWLCGGADLAGQLLPEIDELIVKRYPVVAGAGRPMFRAGFGPVPFTLTESRTFESGAVIGFYQR
- a CDS encoding acyl-CoA dehydrogenase family protein; translation: MRDPLDLLDVAGLLTGEERQIQSTVARFVADRVRPHLAEWFEAGTFPRELAPELGRLGLLGMHLDGYGCAGTSATAYGLACLELEAADSGLRSFVSVQGSLAMYSIHRYGSEEQKQAWLPRMAAGEAIGCFGLTEPDFGSDPANMRTRAVRDGDDWIINGAKMWITNGSIADVATVWAATEDGIRGFLVPAGTPGFTARTIKNKLSLRASITAELSLADVRLPDSARLPEARGLRAPLSCLNEARFGICFGAVGAARDCLTVALDYARQRVQFGKPIAAFQLTQQKLADMGVTLGTAALLAIHLGRLKDGGRLQPHQVSAGKLNNVREALAIARECRTILGGSGITLAYSPLRHANNLESVLTYEGTSEIHTLVIGEALTGHAAYR
- a CDS encoding DUF427 domain-containing protein, which gives rise to MKIPGPDHPITVEPAKARVVVRAGEKIIADTHAALALKEASYPVVYYVPLADADESVLVPTDTHTTCPYKGQASYYTIRTEAGELTDAVWHYPEPYDAVASIAGHIAFYPDKVEIVAIEEG
- a CDS encoding DinB family protein, with the translated sequence MRWSHELAEQLSWHWAEQLRPRLAGLTDEEFFWEPVDGCWNVRRRGTGAAPIAAGSGEFTVDFAFPQPEPPPVTTIGWRLGHLIVGVFGLRVAHHFGGPAVDYDSHDYAGTADRALAQLDAGYAAWMAGVRGLDEAALARPCGAPEAFPEAPMAALVLHIHREVIHHGAEIALLRDLWRDR
- a CDS encoding alpha/beta fold hydrolase, which codes for MPFISRYVTVAGRRLHVRSRAASGTPWVLLHGLAVSHRYLMPTARALPGPVHAPDLPGFGRSAGPRRVLTPREHAAVLATWMDADGLRGARLLGGSYGCQVAVELAIARPDLVSLLVLAGPTADPAAGSVRHALRLLRDLPIEDPRQFPVVTAGALAAGPRRVVGTLRTAVRHRMENRLPLVTAPVLLLRGRRDPIAPAAWTAHLAALAGCRTITLPTAAHNIVTTAGPRVAGLASAFAANPHDQEP
- a CDS encoding polyphosphate kinase 2 family protein, whose protein sequence is MTTRLAKVDMSARLSKREGLERLQAAQQRLLRLRLMLGGQLGDQKIGPPLCVVFEGWDASGKGGAIKRLVAPLDPRHVRVSQFAAPTYDEKRHHFLQRFWKVLPGWGGMAVLDRSWYGRVLVERVEGFATEEQWRRAYQEIVEFERTLTAEGMILIKFWMHVSPEEQLRRFHDRANDPLRTWKLTDEDWRNRDHRDHYETAIEDMLQRTDKKRARWHVVAGDDKPWARVAVVEEVCRTVEKQLTARGYDLRDAD
- a CDS encoding Flp family type IVb pilin, translating into MRAVRAGTRHQDRPRPRAETDATGPPLSRSSLLIGQSLKEMMPLAGQAVLIVAVMVPPHPAGGPLGMLLAVFGVGLGPLSYALAIAVRTSEWMFWLVQQTLLFPLMVLSGMLLPLETGPARMRAAAAANPLAYLVDAERALFAGRIASTDTLWGVVAAGATAAIGLFAGIRAMLRSADQPIRNRPAVQDGRGRPDGEDGARTRHPDPEAGPMIPYVRTVIRERVKSDRGASAVEYGLLAALIAVVIIGAVTLVGSNLAGTFGRVAPAVSASP
- a CDS encoding helix-turn-helix transcriptional regulator — translated: MLETSGRLLKLLSLLQARRDWPGGTLADRLGVSPRTVRRDVDRLRELGYPVQATKGPDGGYRLGAGADLPPLLFDADQAVAVAVALQTATTSVDGIEEAALRALGTVRQVMPARLRHRVDALQVTSVRRTEDRPRVDAEVLLTVGAAVRAREVLRFGYKDVVRRCEPHHVVMWGGRWYLVGWDTDRDDWRTFRVDRMTPRTPNGSRFTPRELPAPDVATYIAERFAAPEMPCTGTVVLAAPAAQIMPWVRPTDLVEPLGDDRCRLTLSSWSWVGLAATMGMFDVELEIEGPAELREAAIRLARRYTAHLDR